A genomic stretch from Malus domestica chromosome 15, GDT2T_hap1 includes:
- the LOC103455808 gene encoding uncharacterized protein, with product MEEDYSRSRSSYGGGGNNMQVVNYYGRPTRPPPTTSSYELRSYSASYAQTQMANHNYNYNNRELKKGKSISGSSSSWGILADPELQRKKRVASYKMYSVEGKMKGSFRKSFRWLKDKYTQVLYGWW from the coding sequence ATGGAAGAAGACTACAGCAGATCAAGGTCTTCGTACGGCGGCGGAGGGAATAATATGCAGGTGGTAAACTACTATGGTCGCCCAACGAGGCCGCCACCCACCACTTCCTCCTATGAGCTgaggagctacagtgcttcatATGCACAAACCCAGATGGCTAATCATAATTATAACTACAACAACAGGGAGCTGAAAAAAGGGAAAAGCATTTCTGGGTCGTCTTCCAGTTGGGGGATCCTGGCTGATCCGGAGttgcagaggaagaagagggttgCGAGCTACAAGATGTATTCTGTGGAGGGGAAGATGAAGGGCTCGTTCAGGAAAAGCTTCAGGTGGCTTAAAGATAAGTACACCCAAGTGCTTTATGGCTGGTGGTGA
- the LOC103455807 gene encoding probable magnesium transporter NIPA9: MWESIFLTLAATAGNNIGKILQKKGTVILPPLSFKLKVIRAYALNKAWLIGFMMDIFGALLMLRALSLAPVSVIQPVSGCGLAILSIFSHFYLKEMMNAVDWMGITLAGIGTIGVGAGGEEQKASTISVFHLPWLAIVVAFLFVLLNGWLRIYRRQRKEQELMEYEVVEEIIYGLESGILFGMASVISKMGFVFLEQGFHSMLVPICVIISICCSGTGFYYQTWGLKHGRAIVVSTCAAVASIVTGVLAGMLALGERLPSAPTARLSLMLGWLLIIIGVILLVSSTRLMRRLPRPLRQLLKSGVDQRKPGSIRVRDGSPSTVIQAATLHHLIPTASKEKA, encoded by the exons atgTGGGAGTCGATCTTCCTAACGCTGGCGGCGACGGCCGGAAACAACATCGGCAAAATTCTCCAGAAGAAGGGCACCGTCATTCTTCCTCCTCTCTCTTTCAAGCTCAAG GTGATCAGGGCGTATGCGTTGAACAAAGCATGGCTGATAGGATTTATGATGGATATATTCGGAGCTTTGTTAATGTTGAGAGCATTGTCTTTAGCTCCT GTGTCTGTCATACAACCGGTTTCCGGGTGTGGACTTGCAATTCTTTCAATCTTTTCCCATTTTTATCTGAAGGAAATGATGAATGCTGTTGACTGGATGGGGATTACATTAGCAGGCATTGGCACTATAG GGGTTGGTGCCGGAGGTGAGGAGCAAAAGGCTTCCACAATATCGGTGTTTCATCTACCATGGTTGGCAATTGTAGTCGCCTTCTTGTTT GTCCTCCTTAATGGGTGGCTACGCATCTACAGACGTCAACGCAAAGAACAGGAGTTG ATGGAATATGAAGTTGTTGAAGAAATTATATATGGCTTGGAATCTGGCATTTTGTTCGG GATGGCATCTGTGATATCAAAGATGGGATTTGTGTTCTTGGAGCAGGGTTTCCACAGCATGCTGGTCCCGATATGTGTGATAATCAGCATATGTTGTAGTGGTACAGGGTTTTATTACCAG ACTTGGGGCTTAAAGCATGGGAGGGCAATAGTAGTGTCTACATGTGCTGCTGTGGCATCAATTGTGACTGGTGTACTAGCTGGAATGCTTGCTTTGGGTGAAAGATTGCCTTCAGCACCAACAGCTCGTCTTTCACTGATGCTTGGATG GTTACTCATAATTATTGGTGTGATTTTACTTGTGAGCTCAACACGACTGATGCGACGCCTTCCTCGACCATTACGACAACTTTTAAAGAGTGGTGTTGATCAGAGGAAACCCGGGTCTATCCGTGTTAGGGATGGAAGCCCGAGCACCGTTATTCAGGCAGCAACTCTGCATCATTTGATACCAACTGCTTCAAAAGAGAAGGCTTGA
- the LOC103455806 gene encoding cytokinin riboside 5'-monophosphate phosphoribohydrolase LOG8 isoform X2 codes for MGLISQTVYDGGCHVLGVIPKALMPLEISGPSVGEVRTVTDMHERKALMAQEADAFIALPGGYGTMEELLEIITWAQLGIHRKPVGLLNVDGYYNALLALFDNGVEEGFIKPGARHIVLSAPTAKELVEKMEQYTPSHEHIASHESWQMKQLGKRGAMKAQGATVIDDNSFT; via the exons ATGGGTTTGATATCGCAGACGGTGTATGATGGAGGTTGCCATGTTCTTGG GGTCATTCCGAAAGCTCTCATGCCGCTTGAG ATATCTGGTCCATCCGTTGGAGAAGTAAGAACAGTTACAGACATGCATGAACGCAAAGCTTTGATGGCTCAAGAGGCTGATGCCTTCATTGCTCTTCCTG GAGGATACGGAACTATGGAAGAGCTGTTGGAGATAATAACATGGGCGCAACTTGGGATTCATAGGAAGCCG GTTGGTTTGCTTAATGTAGATGGGTACTATAATGCCTTGCTTGCGCTATTTGACAATGGTGTCGAAGAAGGATTCATCAAGCCAGGTGCTCGGCATATAGTTCTCTCTGCTCCAACAGCCAAAGAACTTGTTGAGAAGATGGAG CAATACACTCCTTCCCATGAACATATTGCTTCTCATGAAAGCTGGCAAATGAAACAACTTGGTAAACGCGGAGCCATGAAAGCGCAAGGTGCAACTGTTATTGACGATAATTCTTTCACCTAG
- the LOC103455806 gene encoding cytokinin riboside 5'-monophosphate phosphoribohydrolase LOG8 isoform X1, producing MEESKRSQFRRICVFCGSNSGRRKVFSDAALELGNELVKRKIDLVYGGGSVGLMGLISQTVYDGGCHVLGVIPKALMPLEISGPSVGEVRTVTDMHERKALMAQEADAFIALPGGYGTMEELLEIITWAQLGIHRKPVGLLNVDGYYNALLALFDNGVEEGFIKPGARHIVLSAPTAKELVEKMEQYTPSHEHIASHESWQMKQLGKRGAMKAQGATVIDDNSFT from the exons ATGGAAGAGAGCAAACGCAGCCAGTTCAGGAGGATTTGTGTGTTCTGTGGAAGCAACTCTGGCCGCAGGAAAGTGTTTAGTGACGCTGCTCTGGAGTTGGGCAATGAACTG GTGAAAAGGAAGATAGATTTGGTGTATGGCGGGGGAAGTGTCGGGTTGATGGGTTTGATATCGCAGACGGTGTATGATGGAGGTTGCCATGTTCTTGG GGTCATTCCGAAAGCTCTCATGCCGCTTGAG ATATCTGGTCCATCCGTTGGAGAAGTAAGAACAGTTACAGACATGCATGAACGCAAAGCTTTGATGGCTCAAGAGGCTGATGCCTTCATTGCTCTTCCTG GAGGATACGGAACTATGGAAGAGCTGTTGGAGATAATAACATGGGCGCAACTTGGGATTCATAGGAAGCCG GTTGGTTTGCTTAATGTAGATGGGTACTATAATGCCTTGCTTGCGCTATTTGACAATGGTGTCGAAGAAGGATTCATCAAGCCAGGTGCTCGGCATATAGTTCTCTCTGCTCCAACAGCCAAAGAACTTGTTGAGAAGATGGAG CAATACACTCCTTCCCATGAACATATTGCTTCTCATGAAAGCTGGCAAATGAAACAACTTGGTAAACGCGGAGCCATGAAAGCGCAAGGTGCAACTGTTATTGACGATAATTCTTTCACCTAG
- the LOC103424636 gene encoding mitochondrial carrier protein CoAc1-like: MGSTQRSTLSTNVAELVDASQSARQEVSYIGSMPVYVREFIAGGAAGGFAKTAVAPLERTKILLQTRTEFRSLGVCQSLKKLFQHEGVRGFYKGNGASVVRIIPYAALHYMTYEQYRCWILNNYSALGSGPHIDLLAGAAAGGTAVLCTYPLDLARTKLAYQVVNTRGNFDYGMKGAHAQVAYKGIKDVLSSVYKEGGLRGLYRGVGPTLTGILPYAGLKFYIYEELKLHVPEEYEKSIMMRLSCGALAGLFGQTLTYPLDVVRRQMQVENLRSSDHGGVRYRNTMAGLKYIIRNQGWKKLFSGLSINYMKIVPSVAIGFTAYDTMKVWLHIPPHQKSNQ; the protein is encoded by the exons ATGGGTTCGACGCAGAGATCTACCTTGTCAACAAATGTGGCGGAATTGGTTGATGCTTCGCAATCAGCCCGCCAAGAGGTTTCGTACATTGGTAGTATGCCGGTTTATGTTAGGGAGTTCATTGCCGGGGGCGCTGCTGGAGGATTCGCGAAGACTGCGGTTGCGCCGCTGGAAAGGACCAAGATACTCTTGCAG ACAAGAACAGAGTTCCGTTCTCTCGGAGTGTGTCAATCTCTGAAGAAGTTATTTCAGCATGAAGGTGTTCGAGGATTCTACAA AGGAAATGGAGCTAGTGTCGTTCGAATTATTCCCTATGCAGCCTTACATTACATGACATATGAGCAGTACAGGTGTTGGATCTTGAACAATTATTCTGCTTTAGGTTCAGGGCCTCATATTGATCTTTTAGCCGGTGCAGCAGCTGGAGGGACAGCCGTTTTATGCACGTACCCCTTGGACCTAGCTCGCACCAAACTTGCTTATCAG GTTGTTAATACTAGAGGCAACTTTGATTATGGTATGAAAGGCGCACATGCTCAAGTTGCTTATAAGGGCATAAAGGACGTGCTTTCAAGTGTTTACAAGGAAGGGGGCTTGCGTGGGCTCTATCGAGGTGTAG GCCCAACACTCACCGGAATACTCCCTTATGCTGGTTTAAAGTTCTATATATATGAGGAACTTAAACTCCATGTTCCTGAAGAGTATGAAAAGTCCATTATGATGCGTCTTTCCTGTGGAGCTTTGGCCGGGTTATTTGGGCAAACTCTGACATACCCCTTGGATGTCGTTAGGAGGCAAATGCAG GTTGAGAATTTGCGGTCTTCAGATCATGGCGGTGTTAGGTACAGAAACACAATGGCGGGTCTTAAATATATCATCCGAAACCAAGGATGGAAAAAGTTGTTTTCAGGCCTAAGCATTAATTATATGAAG ATCGTTCCTTCTGTGGCAATCGGTTTCACTGCATACGACACGATGAAGGTTTGGCTCCACATTCCGCCCCATCAGAAGTCCAATCAATAA
- the LOC103424804 gene encoding uncharacterized protein, which produces MDRNRETVRVSQLDAAATKIQKVYRGHRIRRNCCVTVVAGYRIRAAKIGKGSGKDDRAQKLALQHWLEDSYYHPSEDSYEEFLSFLWDHQVDLTNVKSSGLISFWDQQHQVGNLTNVESPKLTPDTHVISGEWTFLITALCLEILSISFYQAASPSKPRYALFGMILAIAALLICIWELVYKGKKEGVVLRRWGKYLWWFYYPHSTQLFGTLPDFYGLIGSTMQCFCSTVQYVWFSQHADNPIKVSLWPAIFLVCLGAKRLAEIKMRAMDTEIRQGLIVIERAD; this is translated from the exons ATGGATAGAAATCGCGAAACAGTGCGGGTTAGTCAGCTCGATGCTGCAGCGACTAAGATTCAGAAAGTCTATAGGGGTCACCGGATCAGAC GAAACTGCTGTGTCACGGTGGTCGCGGGCTATAGGATAAGGGCTGCCAAG ATAGGGAAGGGTTCGGGCAAGGATGACAGGGCTCAGAAACTAGCTCTGCAACACTGGCTTGAAGATAGTTACTATCACCCGTCTGAAGATAGTTACGAAGAATTTCTTAGCTTCTTGTGGGACCACCAAGTAGACCTAACCAATGTCAAATCATCAGGCCTCATTAGCTTCTGGGATCAACAGCACCAAGTAGGCAACCTAACCAATGTTGAATCACCAAAGCTCACACCGGACACCCAT GTTATATCAGGAGAGTGGACCTTTTTAATCACCGCCCTCTGCCTAGAGATTTTGTCAATTTCTTTTTATCAAGCTGCCTCCCCAAGTAAGCCCCGATATGCACTATTTGGTATGATATTGGCTATTGCAGCTCTACTCATTTGCATCTGGGAGCTCGTTTACAAGGGTAAAAAGGAAGGAGTTGTACTGCGGCGGTGGGGAAAGTACTTGTGGTGGTTTTATTATCCGCATTCCACCCAGCTTTTTGGAACTCTTCCCGACTTTTATGGATTAATTGGTAGCACTATGCAGTGTTTTTGCTCGACAGTTCAATATGTTTGGTTCTCTCAACATGCTGACAATCCCATCAAAGTTTCCCTTTGGCCTGCAATATTTCTTGTATGCTTGGGTGCCAAAAGGTTAGCTGAGATCAAAATGAGAGCAATGGACACGGAGATTAGACAAGGACTAATTGTGATTGAGCGAGCAGATTAA
- the LOC103455812 gene encoding IQ domain-containing protein IQM4-like, with amino-acid sequence MGITETVMAKSMSFERKEGRDHSETNSSSNGSDKVYIERSTNFKNWVSTEPKIEASDSIFESPDLTSSIGRNGEVVEINKPTILFLERNAAATKIQKVYRTYRTTRTNAAATRIQKVYKRYRTRRNFADCAVVVEELWLKALDLGARKRSSEALDIEKHETIESLRARTRARASGQADKLELQHWLESIDPRHRYGHNLEFYYDVWCDCDSKQPFFYWLDIGDGKNINLSKCPRTELQRQCISNLGQRQNSRYLVPTISVEWTFLVIGLCLEILSIAFDQAASPSKPRYALFGMTLAIAVLLICIWELIYKGKKEGVVLRRWGKLWWFYYPHSAQIFGTLPDFYGLLGSTSQCICSTVQYVCFSHHADNPIKVSLWPAIFLVCLGAKKLVEKRNETHGHKD; translated from the exons ATGGGCATCACAGAAACAGTTATGGCGAAATCCATGAGCtttgaaagaaaagaaggaagagaCCATTCAGAAACTAATAGCAGCTCCAATGGCTCTGATAAAGTTTACATAGAAAGGTCAACAAACTTCAAAAATTGGGTATCCACAGAACCGAAAATTGAAGCATCTGATTCAATATTTGAGAGTCCTGATTTAACCTCTTCGATCGGTAGAAATGGTGAAGTAGTGGAGATAAACAAGCctacaattttgtttcttgagCGCAATGCGGCGGCAACTAAGATTCAGAAAGTTTACAGGACGTACAGGACTACACGTACCAATGCTGCGGCAACTAGGATTCAGAAGGTTTATAAGCGTTACAGGACTAGACGAAACTTTGCAGATTGCGCTGTTGTAGTTGAGGAACTATG GTTGAAGGCCTTAGACCTCGGAGCTCGGAAACGAAGCTCAGAGGCCTTGGACATTGAGAAACACGAAACTATTGAGTCACTGCGGGCACGAACTAGGGCAAGGGCTTCTGGCCAG GCTGACAAACTAGAGCTGCAGCACTGGCTTGAATCT ATTGATCCACGCCATCGGTACGGGCACAATTTAGAGTTCTACTACGATGTCTGGTGTGATTGCGACAGCAAGCAACCTTTCTTCTACTG GTTGGATATTGGTGATGGTAAAAACATAAATCTCAGTAAGTGTCCGAGGACCGAGCTACAACGTCAGTGCATCAGCAATCTTGGACAACGCCAGAACAGCAGATATCTTGTACCA ACTATTTCAGTAGAATGGACATTTCTAGTCATTGGCCTCTGCCTAGAGATTTTGTCGATTGCTTTTGATCAGGCCGCCTCCCCAAGTAAGCCCCGATATGCACTATTTGGTATGACATTGGCTATTGCAGTTCTACTCATTTGCATATGGGAGCTCATTTACAAGGGTAAAAAGGAAGGAGTTGTGTTGCGGCGGTGGGGAAAGTTGTGGTGGTTTTATTATCCACATTCCGCCCAGATTTTTGGAACTCTTCCTGACTTTTATGGATTACTTGGTAGCACTTCGCAGTGTATATGCTCGACGGTTCAATATGTTTGCTTCTCTCATCATGCTGACAATCccatcaaagtatccctttGGCCTGCCATCTTTCTTGTATGCTTGGGTGCAAAAAAATTAGTCGAGAAACGAAATGAGACCCATGGACACAAAGATTAG